Genomic segment of Sphingopyxis sp. QXT-31:
GATTCGGGCCAGCCTGATGCGCGTTTCGCGCGGCAAGATGCAATTCGCGGCGGCGCTGCTGGGCACGACCGCGCTGCTCGGCGTTCCCGCCTTCGCGCAAGACAGCGCGGCGCAGGACGGTTCCGCAACCGACGCGAGTGACGATGACACGATCGTCGTTTCCGGCATCCGCAGCTCCCTTGCCACAGCGCTGGGCGAGAAACGCACCTCGGACAATATCGTCGAGGTCATCCAGGCCGAGGATATCGGCAAGCTGCCCGACCAGAACCTCGCCGAAGTGCTGGAAAATGTCACCGGGGTCCAGATCACGCGCCAGGCCGGCGTCGGCAATGCGGTGCAGATCCGCGGTACCGACGCCAACCGCACCGAGATCAACGGCGTGTCGACCGTCGGGTCGGGTGCCGGCCGCTCGGGCATCAGCTTCGAGGATCTGCCCGCCGCGCTGATCGCCTCGGTCGAGGTGACCAAGGTCCCGACCGCGCAGACGATCGAGGGATCGGTCGGCGGCACGATCAATTTGCGCACGATCCGCCCGCTCGACCTCAGGGACCCGCTGATCGCCGCGCGCGTGCAGATGGAGAATAGCGACCTCTCCAAATCGACGCTGCCGCGCGTCTCGGCGACGCTCGGCAACCGCTGGGACACCGGCATCGGCGAGATCGGCATCGTGGTGAGCGGCAGCTATGCGCGGCAGGACGTCGCGGCGTTCAAGCCGCGCGTCGATCGCGACGCGCTCGTCCAGCCCGGCTCGGGCCCGAGCGCCGAGGCCTTCCCCTTCCTGCGCATCCAGTTCCTGCAGCAGGGGCTCGAGAATTACGAATATGAGACGTACAACGGCACCGCCGCGCTCGAGTGGAAGCCCAACGACGACCTGAAATTCTATTTCGACGCGACGCTGAACAACCAGCAGCGCGGCCAGCAGAGTCACCGCGTCCAGATTTCGGGCACCGCGACCCCGTCGGTGGTCGACGCGATGAACAACAGCGACTTCGAAACCGTCGATTTCGGCACGCTCGACGGCCCGAACGGCCCGATCGACCTCGGCACGGTACAGGCCGCGCTCGCCGGCACGATCGGCATCGGCGGCTCGACCGGGACCGTCATCGATCCGAACCTGCGTACCTCGTCCGACACCGGCGCGCGCGTCACCAAGAGCCGCGTGTTCGACCTCGGCACCGAATGGCAGGTCACCGACAAGCTATCCATGCGCGCCGAACTGTCGCTGTCGACGTCGAAATCCGACTTCCCCAATTTCTCGACCACGCTCGACTTCATCAATCCCAACGGCCCGCAGCCGGTGATCGGGCGGAGCATCGACAATGGCGTGCCGATCGAATTCGACCTCAGCGGCGGCACGCTGCAATTCGGCATCGACCAGGCGAGCCCCTTCGCGCCGACGACCGCGCAACTGCTCGACCCCGCCAACTACCAGCTGCAGCAGGTGACGCAGGGCGCCAATTCGACCGATAACGAGGAGCGCGCCGCGCGGCTCGACTTCAGCTACGACACGAGCGACCTCAACCCCTTCGTGACCTCGATCGACTTCGGCTGGCGCTGGAACCGCACCTCGGCCGAGAACAGCGAATTTTCGAACAATGTCAGCCTGACCAACACCACCACCGCGTGGAACCGGCCGTCGGGCGACCTTTTCTCCGACATCTTGATCCCCGGGCCGAACAACTTCAACGCCGCCGACGGGCGCGAGCTTTATTTCCCCGACTTCCTGCTGATCGACGGCGGCCTCGCCTTCCGCGATCCCGCGGCCGTCCTCGCGGCGCTCAACGAAGCGATCGCCGCGAGCAATGCCGCACGCACGCAGGGGCCGGCGGTCGCCTCGCTCGCGACCCCGACCGAATCCTTCGCGGGCTTCTTCAGTATCAAGGAGACGACCAACGCCGCCTATTTCCAAGCGAATATGGAGGGCGAGATCGCGGGCATGCCGGTGCGCGGCAATGCGGGCTTCCGCTGGCTGCGCACCAGACTGTCGTCGACCGGCAACAATATCGCCAACGGCACGGTCACCGGGCAGACCGTCGCGAAGAGCAATTACAACTTCCTGCTGCCGCGCTTCAGCCTCGTGCTCGAGCCCGCCGACAAATTGCTCGTCCGCGCCGGCATCGCGCGCGACATAAGGCGGCCCAATTTCGACACGCTGTCGACCTCCTTCTCCTTCGGCACGGGGGCGAACACGCCGGTCGCGGTCGGCAACCCCGACCTGGTGCCCGAGGCGGTGTGGTCGTTCGATCTCTCGGGCGAATATTATTTCGCGCCGTCGAGCCTGGTCAGCATCGGCTTCTTCCACAAGAGCCGCACGAACCTGTTCGCGCAGCGGCAGGAGGATCCCGCGCCGAACCTCGATGCGGGCGGCAATCTCAACATCTCGATCGACCCCGCCTGCCCCGGCGGCGGCATCTACAACCCGATCGCCAACCGCAACATCAACAACCCGATCCAGGGCGTCGGCATCTGCGTGCCGCGCAGCTCGACCTTCAACGTCCCGGGCAGCACGACGCAGACGGGCATCGAAATCGCCTTCCAGCACGATCTGTCGGCGTGGGAAGACACGCTCGGCTTCGCCTCGGGCTTCGGCGTGATCGGCAATTTCACCTATCAGAAGACCGGCGGATCGGCGCGCGAGTTTCGCGTCGCCGACGGGCCGCGGACGGTGTTCAGCCAATTGGGATTCCCAGGTTCGCGCGACCTGATCACGCTGACCAACCTGTCGAAATATGCGTACAACGCGACGCTTTTTTACGACAAATATGGGCTGAACGCGCGGCTGCGCTACACATGGCGATCGAGCTATGTGTCGAACGATCCCTTCTTCTTCGGCCTGCCGCTGATCAACGGTGCGCGCGGACAGCTCAATGCCAGCATCAACTACGACATCACCGACAATATCAATGTCGGGGTCGAGGGGATCAACCTGCTGCGCGGCGACCAGAACCAATACTGCGTGAACAACAAGGCGCTGCTGTGTTTCCAGGGGCTCACCGACCGGCGGATCACCGCCGGGCTGAGCGTGAAATTCTAGGGGCTAGCTTACCTTCGCGGTCGGCATCAGCCAGGCGGTGCCGCGGCCGTTGAGCTTGTAGACGAAGCCCTCGCCGCTGCGCAGCGCATTGCGCAGGCCCTTGACCAAGGGGCCGATGGTGACGCTGAGCTCGGCGGAGAACATCAGCATGAAGTCGCCGTCGACGGTGAGTTCCTGGCTGCCGTCGAGTTCGACGATGTCGATCTCCTCGACCGGCACCGGTGCCTCGACCGCGAACACGCCCTTGCCGCTCATCTTAGGCTGGACCAAGCCATTGCCGCCGAGCACGCCGGCGATGGTGTTGTGGCGATGCGTCGTCAGCTGGATGCCCGCGCCGGAGGCATAGAAGGCCTTATCGTCGAGCAGCAGCGAGTCGCCGTCGATCTCGCCGATGATGAAATTGCGGCGGCCGGGCTCGGTCCAGATCGTGCCATGGCCCGAGAATTTGGTCGCGAAGGCCGACTCGCCCGTCCCCGCCGAGGCGAGCGCGCGGCCGAAGAAGCCCTTGTCCTCGTGCTGCTGGACGGTCGATTCGATCTTGCCGTGCATATATTGCAGCGCGCCGGGTTCGAGCATCACCGCGCCGCCCGAGAGCTTGATGCACAGCTGGAAGATGTCGGTATTTTCGACGATATAATGGACCCCGCCCTCGGCGGTCGGCATGCCGCGGGTGACCAGCCTCTTTTCGACGAAGCGATATTTCTCGATCCGGACCCCGCCGGCTTCGACGGCTTCTTCCAGTCTGCGAAATTCGGTCATCGTCAGGCTCCTTCGGGTCAGCGGAACGGGTTTTCGTCGTCCGAATAGCGTTCGTTTATGAACTGCGTGTTGTTGGTGAAGGCGTCGATGTCGTGCTGCGCCAGGTCGCGGAGCATCGAATCGACGCGCTCCTGCAATTTGTCGAGGCTGGCATCGAGCAGGAAGCTCGCCGACTTGCCCGTCTTGCGGAAAATCTCGCCGCGGTGGCTGGCGGGAACGTCGATATAGCTCTGCACCAGCCCCGGCAGGTGGATATCGCGCATCTGGCCGGTGTCGACGCGGCTGAAGCTCGGCACCTGTTCGCGCTCCATCGCCTTTTCGACCGCGGTGATCGATTCGAGGATCGTCACTATCTTGGCCTTGGCGCTCTTCGGGATGCGCTCGTCGTCGTAATCGAAGGCGGGGGGCGCCGCGGCTGGCGGCGGCGCAGCGGGCGGCGGCGCGGGGTTGCCGCGCGGCGTTTCCGCCTCTCCGCCGAACAGGCGGCCGAGCCGTCGCAACATGCTCATCGCGTCTTATTCCCGCCTGCTGCCGTCATCCTGCCCCATCCATAGCCGCGCGCACCGGGCTTTCCAAGGCGGTCAAAGCGCGCTCAACGCCGAACGATGCTGGCCATCGAGCGCATCGACCGAGGCGGTGACGTCGGCGAAGGCCGCGCGCAGCGCCGCGACCTGTTCGGCCGCCTCGGCGCTATCGAGCGCAAAGCTCGCATTGCCGTCGGCCGACGCCTGCGCCGAGCGTTCGAGCAGCGAGCCCGCCGCCGCGGTCACCCCGCCGATGCGCGACAGCACCATGCGCTGGTTGGTCAGCGTCTGCGCCGCGACGATCGCGGTCTGCAGCGCGGCGACCGTCGTCGCCGAGGCGCGGTCGATGCCCTTGATCAGCTCGATATTGTTCGTCTGGATGATGCCGAGCATCGCATAGCCCTGCTGCGACACCGCCATTTGCGTCAGCAGGTCGCCGTGGCGCTGGCGCGCCTGGAACAGCGCGGTCGAGCGCAGCCGCTGCGCCTTGTTCGGGTCGTTATGGTCGAGCTGCGACGCGAGTTTCTCGAAGCGCGCGTCGAGGTGGCCCGACATCTCGACCGCTTCGGCGAGGCGCGCGAGCAGAGGCCAGGTCGCGGCGCGGAAGCGCTCGATCGCGATATTGTCCTGGAGCAGCAGGTCGCGGCTCGCGGCGAGTGCGCCGAGCGCGGCTTCGATCTCGCCCTCGGCGTCGCGGTAGCGGTCGAAATAGCTCGTCAGCCGGTTGCCCGACGGGAAGAGCCCGAGCAGGCGCCGCGGCTTCAGCAATTCGTCCCCCGCCCCGGGGTTCAGCCGCTCGACCACCGCGCGCAGCCGTTCGAGATGCGTGTGCACCGCACTTACCGCGCCGTCGCGGCTGGTGCTGCGCGACATGGTCGCGCGCGCCTGGTCGGAGAGCAGTTTGACCTCGCGGCTGCCGAGCGCCGCGATTTGCGCCGCCTTGCTGTCGAATTCGGGGCTGTGCGTCTCGATCGAGACGAAGGCGCCGGCGAATTCGCGCGCGACCGCCTTCAGCCGCGCGACGGTCGCGGCGTCGAGCGCGACCTCGCTGCCGCTGGCCGGCCGCGCGGGGGGCGTCGAAGGCGCCGGGGGTTCGAGGTCCAGCCCGCTCATGCCACCCGGACGTCGGCCTGCTGATCGAGCCCGGCGACGCCATGCGCCTGCGCGCGGCGCACGATCATGCCCGCCCAGGGCGCGTGCGTCGCGGGCTCGCACATGCTGCCGTTGCTACCGAACACCGCGGGTGCCTCCTGGCTCAGGATCGCGCGCGCCTCGGCCATTTCGGCGGCGTCGGGGCGATAGACCGAATGGATGATCGATATCTGCTCGGGGTGGATCGCCGTCTTGGTGAGCAGGCCATGCTCGATATCCTGCTCGACCTCGCGGCGGAGAACGTCGGGCGAGGAGAAATGCTCGAACACCGGAGCCGCGACGCCGAAGCCGTTGGGGATGAAGGTGCCGGTGATGTCGCGGATGACGCTGCCCAGCGGCCCGTCATAGGCGGTGCGGTAGCGCGAGCGGCGGATGCCGAGCAGGCCGAGGATGTCGTTGCCGCCGATGCGTACCGCCGACACGCGCTCGGCATAGGGTTGGAGCTGATCGCAGAGGCGCGCGAGCGCGGCGCGGTCGAACGCCTCCTCACCCTCGATCGTCGGCATGATGCGGTGATGCTCGTGCATCAGCGCGGTGAGCCAGACGGGCAGGGACTGGGTCGTGACCTTGGGCAGGACGAAGCCGTCGATGCGGTCGATGCCCGCCATGTGGAGCAATTGCGTCAGCATCTGGAAATTGCGCGGGCGGATATAGATGGACAGCGCCGGCGCGCGTTCGGCGAAACCCGCGAGCAGCGCCTGCAGCGCGGCGGTCGCCGCGGGCACCTGATCGTCGCGCACCGAATCCTCGAGGCAGATGACGACCGAGCGCAGGTCGTCGATCGCGCCATAGGCGATCGCCTTTGCCGTCGGGTTGATGGCGGGGACGTAGAGGGTGGCACCCAGTTCGACCGCGTTCATTGCTGCTCTGCTCCCAAGTCTTTGATAATGGTGACGGCCCGATAGGTCCGCAAGTTTCTTTCGATCACCGGCACTCCCGCCTGTCCGGCGAGCAGCACGATGTGCGCGACGTCGGGGTCGCCGCGCCGCTGGACATGGATATGGTCTGGCACACGGCGCAGGATCGCGCGAGTGGCTTCGGCGATGCCGGGCTTGATGCGGTTGATGTCGGTGACCCCGGCTTCGGCAGCGAGCTCGGCGATGGTGTCGGCGGCGCCCTGGCGGACAGCCGCGACCTCATCGGCGGACCAGGGGCGCTCGGGGCTGCCCTGCCAGTCGCCCGCGGCCTCGATCGCATCGATATAGGCGCGGCTGACGTCGCGTTCGGCGTGCTCGGGCATCGCGAGGCAGGCGTGGAAGTCGTGCGGACCGACGAGATCGGCGTTGAGCACCGAGCGGCTGACGAGCCCCGAGACGATGCCGTTGAGCAGGCCGCCGGGAATGACATAATCGTCGAAGCTGGCGGCGAGATCGGCGACCCCGGCGGGATCGGCGACGACTGCGAGGAAGGGCGCGAAGCCGGTGGCGCCGTCGCCGAGCGAGCGGTCGAGCTCGCCGCGGATGGCACCCTTGCCCGTCCAGCCGTCAACGAAGACCGCGTTCGCAGCACCGTGGCGGTGGGCGACATAGGCGAGCGCGTTGGTGTCGATGCCGCGGCCGCGGATGATGCTGATCGAATAATGATGCGCCGCGACGCCGCGCCGGACGAGCGCGCGTTTGAGCAGGATGCCGATCGGCGTACCCGCGCGTGCGAGCGACAGGATCACGCAGCTTTCGGCGGTTTCGGGACGCGCGGCGATTGCCGCCGCCAGTTGCTCGACATCGTGGCGGACGCGCGCGGCATTGGCGGCGAGCGCGGCGTGGTAGAGGCGCATATAGGCCTCGCCCGGCACCGCCTCGGCGGAGAGCATTTCGGAATAATGGCGCGCGCCCGACTGGATCAGCCGCTCCTTCTCGGCAATGTCCACCGGCTCGATCCGCCGGGGATTGAGCAGGAAGACGACGTCATCGGGGTCGTAGGAGCCCGAAAAGCTCCAATGCCCGGCGGCGTCGAGATAGAGGGGATTGCGCGTCATTGCGTCAATCGACCCAGCCGTTGCCGTCGACGACCGCAGCCCACAGCTGCGAGCGCGTCGGCACCACCGCGAAATCGCATAGATCCATGAAACCGACGTCGGAGACGCTGTCGCCGATGCCGATCACCGGCCGGTCGGGCGCTTCGGCCCGCGCGCGGTCGATGAGATAGCGCACCGCGACGCGCTTGCTCAGCCAGGGTGGCAGATAGGCGAGATTGTTGCCGTTGCGGTGGCAGCGCCAGTCTTTCGGCACGCGGGGCGCCAGTTCCTGCTCGAGCACGGCGAGCGCCTGATCGTCATGGTCGTTGCTCTTGATCACGACATAGAGGTCGAGGCCATTCTCCTCGACCATCCAGTGGCGGAAACGCACCGTGCACAGCGGGTCGGCGATCGCGCGATAGACGTCGGCGACCGGATCGACGCGGCGCGCTTCCTCCGCGAGCCGGTCGTGCCAGACGCGGTCGATCTCGCCGTCGTCGCCGACGATGCAGCCGCCGTTCGAGCAGATCGCGGGCGCCTGTTCGATCGCGACGCGCGCGAGCACGTCGCGGCCGCGCGCGGTCACCGGCACGACGGTGCCGTCCCGCAGCCAGCCGAGGAAATGCTGCTGCATCGGGGTTGCGAAACCGCTGGGGCTGCCGTCGAGCAGGCTGCTCATCTGGCGCAGCCCTTCCTTGCCCGGCGGGCATTTGGGCATCGTCTGGAACAAAGTGTCGTCGAGGTCGGTGAGGACGAGCGGGCGCATCGGATCAGCCCTCCGCCGCATAATGGCAAAGGACGACCTCGACCGGCACCGCCGAACCGAGCGCGGCGAGCGCGGCCTCGGTTTCGGTCTGCTGGCCGGCGGCGACTTCGGTGACGACGAGGACGCGGTCGGGGGCGTGGCCAAGCATATTGTAGAGGAAGCAGGGCGCGCCGCTGCCATAGCTGTCGGCGAAGGTCGAGCGGCTGGCCATCGCGCCGCCGAGCAGCGCCGGGCTGCGCGTGATGCACTGGACCGCGGCGATGCCGCCGTAGCGTTCGATCTCCTCGGCGACGCGCAGCGCCTCATAGCTATGCTCGCCCTCGCCGAGCACGAGAACGCGCTCGCCCGGCGCGGCGCGCACCGGCGCGCGGGTCGCGGCCTCGGACGCCAGCAGGCCGGTGCGGCTCGCCATGCCCGACGCCGGCGCCGCGCCGGGGGCGTTGCTGGCTGCGGCCAGTTCGGGGACGGCGGGCTGCACCGCGGCGGCGGTCCAGTCCATCCGCCCCTCGACGATCGCGCGCGCCGCACTCGGGCGCGGCATGGCATCGAGGTAGCCGCGGTCGCTCCAGTCGGTGATGCACACGGTCTCGATCCGCTCGACCAGCGGCATCGCGCCAACCAGCGCTTCGGCCGCGGCGACGAAGGTCTTGCCGGTCGAACATTCGTCGTCGACGATCACCAGCGACCGTGCCGATGCCGCGAGCTTACGGATCGCGGGGTCGGCGATCTGGACGAGGTGCGACGTCGCGTGGCTATGCCCTTCCTCGAAGCGCGCGATCACCTCGGCGCCCCGCGCGCGCTGGCGCGACGATTGCAGATAGACCGCCTCGCGCGCCGGATTCCGCGCCTGCCAAGCAGCGAAGACCCCCTGCCCCAGCGCGGTCGCGGTTTCGGCCATGCCGAGGAAGGCGACCGGTCCGGGCAGGTCGGTGGCGATCCGGGCTGCCATCGCGTCCATCGCCTCGCGCATCGCCGCGGGCCGCGCGGGCAGATGGCGGCCGAGGACTTTCGACACGATCAGGAACCCGCGCTTGGGGTTCGCGCGCGCGGCGAAATCGCAATAGGCGTCGAGGTCGACATCCTCCGCGGTCACCAGCTCCAGCCGCCCGGTCGCGAGGTCGATGATCGTCTTCTGGGACAGCTCTTGGAGCATGGACGCGATTTTTCCTCAAAATGGTGAAATCATGATGGCGGTTTCGGCCCGGTCGGCCAGTCGACGACGAACGCGCCCTAATCGAAGCGCTGCTGGACTTTCAGCATCCCCCGCGGATCGGCCTCCAGCTTTGCCCCGAAGCGGCGCAGGAGTTCCGCGGGGTCGATCGCCCTGATGTTGGCGCAATCGACCTGGTTCCAGCTGTCGCGGTCGATTTCGGCGACCGCGACATATTCATCGGCAAGCTGACCGGTGGATCCACAGCGCTGCGTATGAGCGGAGACCGCGACCGAACGGATATCGCTACTGACCGAAAAATTGTGACCGATCAAGCGTCCGGCTCAGCTGCTGACGATGATGCTGATCACCGAGCCGCGCAGCCGCTGCACGACGTTGCGACGATTATTGTCCTCCGACAGGCCGCCGTGCGGAACGTCGACGCCCGAGGCGGCGAGCATCTCGTGCACCAGCGCGACCTTGACCCCGAAATTGACATTCTCGCTGATCGCGCCGCGGTCGCGCAGGTTTCCGTGCGCGAGCGACGAGGAGGTGATGCCGACGAGATTGCCATATTCGTCGAGGATCGCGCCGCCCGACGAGCCCGAGCCGATCGGCGCGGTAAACTGGAAGCGCGCGACATCGCCCTCCCAGCCCTTGAGCCCCGAGACATTGCCGGTCGAGACCTTGAGGTCGCTACCGAGCAGATCCATCAGCGGATAGCCCGCGGCGAGCACCGCCTCGCCCAGCCAGATCGGCGCCGTATGGCGCAGCGGCAGCGGGGTGCCCTGGACATCGCCCTGCAGGATAGCGAGGTCGTGCATCGGATCGACCGCGAGCATGGTCAGTGCCTGCTTGCTGCCGCCGAGTTTGAAGTCGTTGCCGCCCTCGATGACATGCGCGTTGGTGACGACCACCCCCGGCGCGACGAGCACGCCGCTGCCCGAGCCGAGCGAGGTCCCCGGCGGCGGCGGCGGGCGGTGGTCGCCCCAGGGATTGCCCGAACCGCCGCCGCTGCTGCGCTGGCGCCCTGGGATCGCGTCGACCGAGAAATTGCGCGCGCGCGCGAAGGCCTCGATGCCGAAGGTATAGCCTTCGTTGGCGACTTTCACGCGCCTCGCGCCATTGCGCAGATAGACCTCGGCGATGATCACCGCGGCGAGCTGGTCGAAGGGGGCGGGAAAGTCGTAGCTGGTGCCGCCGAAATCGACGGTGAGCGGATAGGCGTCGTTGACGAAGCCGCCGCTGCGGTCGTCGACGATGTAGAGCAGGAGTTCGGCATGGTCGCCGAGGTCGGACATCGCCGACAAGGTCCATTCGCCCGCGCCGCTGCCCTTTTCGAGCGGCTGGAAGGCGCCCTCGCGCGAGACCGCGAGTATGCCGACGCGGTCGGCGCCGCGCCCGCCGACACGGATCGTACACGCGCTGTTGTCGTCGACCGCGAGCCGTTCGCCGGGTTGCGCCTTGTTCATCGCCCCTCCCCTCTCGCTCTCATGCGGCCACAGCCTGAACCACCGTCGTGAACGACACCTCGCTGTCGATCGCGCTGCGGTCGATCGTCTCCGGGGTCAGCCGTCCGGTGAGCAGGCCTGCCCAGTCGGCAACGAGGCGGCAGCCGACCTGGTCGGCATAGACGACGCCGCCCGCGGGCCGGGCGTTGATCTCGAGCAATTTCCAGCCGTCGTCGTTCGCGCGGCGGAACTGCGCATTGACGAGGCCGTGGAGGCCGAAGCGCCGGACGATCGCCGCGACCGCATCTGCGAGCGGATGGCGCGACACGATATGCTGGTGGCCGTTCGCTAGCTTGGTGCGCGCGGCATATTTGAGCAGCTGCCCCTGGTCGGCCAGTATGTCGAACGAGATTTCGGGGCCGGGCAGATAGGGCATGACGACGATATCGTCGATCGGTCCGCGCGCCTCCTGCTCGGCGAGCGCCGCGACATAGAGCTCGGCGCGGATGCGGCGGCGTTCGGGGTCTTTGAGGTGCGCCATCGGATCGACGTCCATCAGGCGCCAGAAGCCGAGGCCGTTGACCCCCTGCCGCGGTTTGACGCAGGGGCTGCTCCCGTCGTCGGGCCAGCGCGCGAGCAACTCGGCGAGTTCGCCGCTGCTCTGCGCCAGATAGGTGGGTAGGTGATGCTCCTCGCCCGCCAGCGCCTCGGCAAAGCCATATTTGTCGTCGAGCAGCGCGAGCGTCGCCATGTCGGCGGGGAGGTGCACGCGGCACGGCAGCTCCGCTTCCGCAATGAGCTTGCGATGGCGCGTCGGGATGAAGATGTCGATCGCCTCGCGGTCGATCGTCTCGCGCACCCATGCCAGATAGGCGTCGCGATCGTCGGCGGGGGCATCGGCCGAGCCGCCGTCGATCCAGGTCGCGGTCGGGCCCGGATAGCGCGCCGCGTGCGGCGACACGCTGATGAAGACCTCGAGCGACGGATCGGCGACGCGCATCAGCCCCGCGATCGGCGCGAGCGAGAAACCGCGATTGAACCAGATGCGCATCATCGCGCCCGGCATGCCGGGACCGCGGTCCCGCTAAGGCCGGGCACAAGATCAGCCAAGGTTGACGCCCATGCTGCCGGCGAGACCCGAAAGGCCGCTTTCCCAGCCCTCGCCGATCGCCTTGACCTTGATGTCGCCCTGCGGCCCGCGATACAGTTCCACGAAGATCAGCGAGGTGTTCATGCTGCCGTCCTCGGACAGGTCGAAGCGCGCCAGTTCCTTGCCGTCGGCGTCGTTGATCACGCGCGCATAGGCGTTCGAGACCGAACCGAAATTCTGCTTCCGCTCCTGGCCCTCGTGGATCGTGACCGCGACGACGACCTTCTTCACATCGGCGCCGAGGCGGGCGAAGTCGACCTTGACCGTCTCGTCGTCGCCCGCGCCCTCGCCGGTGCGATTGTCGCCGCCATAGACGACCGCGCCATCGGGCGAGGACTTATTGTTGTAGAAGATGAAATGCGCGTCGCTCAGCACCTTGTCGTTGGCGCCGACGACGAACGCCGAGGCGTCGAGGTCGAAGGCCGCGCCGTCGGTCTGGCGCACGTCCCAGCCGAGGCCCACGGTCACCGCCGACAGGCCGGGCGCTTCCTTGCTGAGCGACACATTGCCGCCCTTGCTCAATGACACTGCCATGTCCGCGTCCTTTCAAAATCCGTGGAAAGGACCGGCGGGCCGCGTGCCCGCCGGTCCCTTCATCATGTCCGCATCAACCGATGTTGACGCCATAGTTGCCGGCGAGCGGGCCGAGGCCGCCCTTGAAGCCCTGACCGACGGCGCGGAATTTCCAGTCGCCGGCGTTGCGATAGACTTCGCCGAGGATCATCGCGGTTTCGACCGAGGCGTCTTCCGACAGGTCGTAGCGAACGATTTCGGTCCCGGTCTTGTTGTCGACGAGGCGGATGAAGGCGTTCGAGACCTGGCCGAAGCTCTGGCCGCGCGATTCTCCGTCGTGGATGGTGACCGCGACCGCGACCTTGTCGACGTCGGCGGGGACCTTCGACAATATTATCTTGATCTGCTCGTCGTCGCCGTCGCCCTCGCCTGTGCGGTTGTCGCCCTGATGGATCACGGCGCCGCCGACGTCCTTGTTGTTATAGAAGCAGAAGTCGCCGTCCGAGCGCACCTTGCCGTCTTCCTTGAGCAGGAAAGCCGAGGCGTCGAGGTCGAAATCCTGCCCGTCGGTGGCGCGGACGTCCCAGCCGAGGCCGACCATGACCTCGTCGAGGCCGGGCGATTCCTTCGACAGGCTGACGTTACCGCCTTTTGAAAGAGAAATTGCCATGGAGTTTCATCCTTTCCGTTAGTGGTGGGCGTGGCCGGACCGTCCGGTCACCCCCGATATTGCGTCCCCGTTATCTCACGCCTTTGCGGTTTCGGCCTCGCCTTCGTCCGCGCCGTCACCGCCCGGGTTGGCGCGGTTCCAGCGCACCGAGGACCAGAAGGCGATGCCGATCAGCACCGCACCGATCAGCCCGGTGATCACCTCCGGAATATGCTGGAAGGTGTTGATGTACATGATCACCGCCAGCGCGAGGATGGCATAGAAGGCGCCATGTTCGAGATAGCGATATTCGGACATCGTGCCCTTGCGGACGAGGAAGATCGTCATCGAACGCACGAACATCGCGCCGATGCCGAGGCCGATGGCGATGATGATGAGGTTGTTGGTGAGCGCGAACGCCCCGATTACGCCGTCGAACGAGAAGCTGGCGTCGAGCACTTCGAGGTAGAGGAAGGCGCCGAAGCCGGCCTTGGCCACGTCGCCGCTCGACGGCGTCGGGGGTTCGAGCACATGGTTGACGATCTCGACCACGATGAAAGTCAGCAGGCCGCCGATCGCCGCGATGATGAACACCAGCGCATCGGCGTCGGACAGCATCGTCGAGGTGAGCCAGGTGCCGAGCAGCACCAACCCGATCGCGACCGCGTCGATGTCGGCGACCTTGGCCAGCGGCCGTTC
This window contains:
- a CDS encoding TonB-dependent receptor — protein: MIRASLMRVSRGKMQFAAALLGTTALLGVPAFAQDSAAQDGSATDASDDDTIVVSGIRSSLATALGEKRTSDNIVEVIQAEDIGKLPDQNLAEVLENVTGVQITRQAGVGNAVQIRGTDANRTEINGVSTVGSGAGRSGISFEDLPAALIASVEVTKVPTAQTIEGSVGGTINLRTIRPLDLRDPLIAARVQMENSDLSKSTLPRVSATLGNRWDTGIGEIGIVVSGSYARQDVAAFKPRVDRDALVQPGSGPSAEAFPFLRIQFLQQGLENYEYETYNGTAALEWKPNDDLKFYFDATLNNQQRGQQSHRVQISGTATPSVVDAMNNSDFETVDFGTLDGPNGPIDLGTVQAALAGTIGIGGSTGTVIDPNLRTSSDTGARVTKSRVFDLGTEWQVTDKLSMRAELSLSTSKSDFPNFSTTLDFINPNGPQPVIGRSIDNGVPIEFDLSGGTLQFGIDQASPFAPTTAQLLDPANYQLQQVTQGANSTDNEERAARLDFSYDTSDLNPFVTSIDFGWRWNRTSAENSEFSNNVSLTNTTTAWNRPSGDLFSDILIPGPNNFNAADGRELYFPDFLLIDGGLAFRDPAAVLAALNEAIAASNAARTQGPAVASLATPTESFAGFFSIKETTNAAYFQANMEGEIAGMPVRGNAGFRWLRTRLSSTGNNIANGTVTGQTVAKSNYNFLLPRFSLVLEPADKLLVRAGIARDIRRPNFDTLSTSFSFGTGANTPVAVGNPDLVPEAVWSFDLSGEYYFAPSSLVSIGFFHKSRTNLFAQRQEDPAPNLDAGGNLNISIDPACPGGGIYNPIANRNINNPIQGVGICVPRSSTFNVPGSTTQTGIEIAFQHDLSAWEDTLGFASGFGVIGNFTYQKTGGSAREFRVADGPRTVFSQLGFPGSRDLITLTNLSKYAYNATLFYDKYGLNARLRYTWRSSYVSNDPFFFGLPLINGARGQLNASINYDITDNINVGVEGINLLRGDQNQYCVNNKALLCFQGLTDRRITAGLSVKF
- a CDS encoding AIM24 family protein, yielding MTEFRRLEEAVEAGGVRIEKYRFVEKRLVTRGMPTAEGGVHYIVENTDIFQLCIKLSGGAVMLEPGALQYMHGKIESTVQQHEDKGFFGRALASAGTGESAFATKFSGHGTIWTEPGRRNFIIGEIDGDSLLLDDKAFYASGAGIQLTTHRHNTIAGVLGGNGLVQPKMSGKGVFAVEAPVPVEEIDIVELDGSQELTVDGDFMLMFSAELSVTIGPLVKGLRNALRSGEGFVYKLNGRGTAWLMPTAKVS
- a CDS encoding toxic anion resistance protein yields the protein MSGLDLEPPAPSTPPARPASGSEVALDAATVARLKAVAREFAGAFVSIETHSPEFDSKAAQIAALGSREVKLLSDQARATMSRSTSRDGAVSAVHTHLERLRAVVERLNPGAGDELLKPRRLLGLFPSGNRLTSYFDRYRDAEGEIEAALGALAASRDLLLQDNIAIERFRAATWPLLARLAEAVEMSGHLDARFEKLASQLDHNDPNKAQRLRSTALFQARQRHGDLLTQMAVSQQGYAMLGIIQTNNIELIKGIDRASATTVAALQTAIVAAQTLTNQRMVLSRIGGVTAAAGSLLERSAQASADGNASFALDSAEAAEQVAALRAAFADVTASVDALDGQHRSALSAL
- a CDS encoding HpcH/HpaI aldolase/citrate lyase family protein; translated protein: MNAVELGATLYVPAINPTAKAIAYGAIDDLRSVVICLEDSVRDDQVPAATAALQALLAGFAERAPALSIYIRPRNFQMLTQLLHMAGIDRIDGFVLPKVTTQSLPVWLTALMHEHHRIMPTIEGEEAFDRAALARLCDQLQPYAERVSAVRIGGNDILGLLGIRRSRYRTAYDGPLGSVIRDITGTFIPNGFGVAAPVFEHFSSPDVLRREVEQDIEHGLLTKTAIHPEQISIIHSVYRPDAAEMAEARAILSQEAPAVFGSNGSMCEPATHAPWAGMIVRRAQAHGVAGLDQQADVRVA